DNA from Oscillospiraceae bacterium:
TTGCAGGTATAAGCATATCAAGAATATAACGCAAAACAGCCTTGACAAGAGTCAAGGCTGTTTTTTATTTTCGGATTTTTTGCGGAATTCCGAGGGTGAAGAGCCGTGAACAGCACGGAATTCACGATAAAAATGCGGCATTGAGTAATAACCGCTTTCCAGCGCTATTTCGGTAACCGATAAATCGGTGTATTTCAGAAGTCGCATAGCGTACCCAAGCTTAAGCTCGCGCAGGTATGATTTGTAGTTCTTGCCGATGTGCTTTCTGAAAATCGAACAAAAATAGTTTTTTTCTAGAAATACAGCATGCGCAACCTCTTCCAACGACGGATTTTCTTTGAAATGCATGTTAATATAAACAACTGCATTCGCGACAGAAGAAGGAAATGATTCATTAACCGTACTTTTTTTCATATGCGGCAAAACAAAAGCCACAGCAGCCTCAAGAAGCTTTTTGGTATAAACGTATTTTTTTGTATCTCCATCATTCGCAGAACCTATAAGCTCCAGTGTCTCACGCAAAAGCGCCGCATCGCCATCATCCAGAAAACAAATGGGAAAACCCGAAAACGGTAGCTCTAAATCCCGCAAAACATGTGTGCCGAACTGAACATTTAACATTGTAAACGCCGGAGACGGCTCGTATTCATGAAAATCGATAGGTGAAAGTAACACCGCCATATTGGGTAAAACCGTATACTCCTTACCGTTCAGTATAGTTTTTCCGCTGCCCTCCAGTATAAGCTCAATTTCATAAAAATCATGAAAATGAACCCCGCACGGACGTTCTACCGATTTGACGGTACATGACATTTGTTGAGCGGAATTAAATTCAGGACGCACCAAACGCAAATTATCTCTCATATCCATCCCCTTTTTTATATGGCAAACTGACGGTACGTATATTGTATCACTTTTTATGCTCTTTTTCAAGCAAATAATAATATATGCACTATATTTCTTAAAAAAAGTGTAGTTACATATTTTTTTCATGTGTATAATAGGAGCAAATGAATCCGGAGGGACAATAATGAAAAAAGATTTATGGATAAAAATGAAAAATTCCGCAAAGGAATATTACAAAAAAGCAGGCATTGTCATCAGGAAAGACGAAGAAATCGAGGTTGCGGACTTCGGGCTTGACAACTCAGAAAAAATCGGCTTGCAGCTTTGCGTTTACATAAATACCGACCGTGTATGTGCCAAGGAAATGGTACTTTTACCTCATCAGACATGTCCCGAGCACAAGCATGTAAAAACAGACGGCAAAGAGGGGAAAGAAGAAACCTTCCGTTGCAGATACGGAAAGGTTTACCTTTATGTTGAAGGCGATGGTAAAAAAGAGGATATAAACGCCGTTCTGCCCGATACCCCTACCACTGTATACCATGAAATCATTCTCA
Protein-coding regions in this window:
- a CDS encoding helix-turn-helix domain-containing protein, whose protein sequence is MKKICNYTFFKKYSAYIIICLKKSIKSDTIYVPSVCHIKKGMDMRDNLRLVRPEFNSAQQMSCTVKSVERPCGVHFHDFYEIELILEGSGKTILNGKEYTVLPNMAVLLSPIDFHEYEPSPAFTMLNVQFGTHVLRDLELPFSGFPICFLDDGDAALLRETLELIGSANDGDTKKYVYTKKLLEAAVAFVLPHMKKSTVNESFPSSVANAVVYINMHFKENPSLEEVAHAVFLEKNYFCSIFRKHIGKNYKSYLRELKLGYAMRLLKYTDLSVTEIALESGYYSMPHFYREFRAVHGSSPSEFRKKSENKKQP
- a CDS encoding D-lyxose/D-mannose family sugar isomerase, encoding MKKDLWIKMKNSAKEYYKKAGIVIRKDEEIEVADFGLDNSEKIGLQLCVYINTDRVCAKEMVLLPHQTCPEHKHVKTDGKEGKEETFRCRYGKVYLYVEGDGKKEDINAVLPDTPTTVYHEIILTSGEQYTIMPETLHWFQSGKEGAVISEFSTTSTDETDVFTDRKIKRATIIEE